Proteins from one Rosa chinensis cultivar Old Blush chromosome 7, RchiOBHm-V2, whole genome shotgun sequence genomic window:
- the LOC112178402 gene encoding uncharacterized protein LOC112178402, whose protein sequence is MNLLVPNVNIGINDVYDMKSNHVRYNKLLACMGEVIKTMDEFTPPAQLNVVRKSVFKAIEQGHVEFVTHMCEANPTLVVDILDEDDKSIFQYAIECRQEKIYNLMYGLKRKKIEKIAHRVAKFNNNMLHSVGNLSPLPPINHIQGASLQMQKELQWFEEVKRILPTEMHEYVNTSNLTARELFTKSHKKLKDEAEIAMKGIAASSTTVGALIVTMMFAVAFTAPGGTDSNTGLPMFMHKKLFKIFLLSDTISLISSATSVITFLGLLTSTYAEDDFLWFLPTNLMIGLSALFISIVAMMITFSCALTIMFDGEAKMIIPVIVLATVPVVSFAIFLFPLLFEICRCTYGPSMFGKKAGIKHSIFGKKAGTEH, encoded by the exons ATGAATTTACTTGTTCCCAACGTCAACATAGGGATCAATGATGTATATGACATGAAATCGAACCATGTCCGATACAATAAACTTCTAGCTTGTATGGGAGAAGTGATAAAAACTATGGACGAGTTTACACCACCAGCACAACTTAATGTTGTGAGAAAGTCAGTCTTCAAAGCTATTGAACAAGGGCATGTTGAATTTGTTACTCATATGTGTGAAGCAAATCCAACACTCGTCGTGGATATCCTTGATGAAGATGACAAGAGTATATTTCAATATGCCATTGAATGTCGTCAAGAAAAAATTTACAATCTTATGTATGGGTTGAAGCGAAAAAAGATAGAGAAGATTGCACATCGTGTGGCAAAGTTTAATAACAATATGCTGCATAGTGTAGGAAACTTATCCCCACTTCCGCCTATTAACCATATTCAAGGTGCAAGTTTACAAATGCAAAAAGAACTACAATGGTTCGAG GAGGTGAAGAGAATTCTACCTACTGAAATGCATGAATATGTCAATACTTCAAATTTGACAGCACGTGAACTATTTACCAAGAGTCATAAGAAATTAAAGGATGAAGCAGAAATAGCCATGAAAGGGATTGCAGCTTCTTCTACAACTGTAGGTGCTCTGATTGTTACTATGATGTTTGCTGTAGCATTCACAGCTCCTGGCGGAACTGATAGTAACACCGGTCTTCCAATGTTTATGCATAAAAAGTTGTTCAAGATTTTTCTACTCTCAGATACAATATCACTCATTTCTTCTGCAACTTCGGTAATTACGTTCTTGGGGCTTCTCACGTCAACTTATGCAGAAGACGATTTCCTTTGGTTCCTACCTACGAATTTGATGATAGGCCTTTCTGCTCTCTTTATCTCTATTGTTGCCATGATGATCACGTTTTCTTGTGCCCTTACCATTATGTTTGATGGAGAAGCAAAGATGATAATTCCGGTCATTGTGTTAGCAACTGTTCCCGTCGTGtcatttgcaatttttttattCCCCCTCCTTTTTGAGATTTGCAGATGCACTTATGGACCTTCGATGTTTGGTAAGAAAGCGGGCATAAAACATTCGATCTTTGGTAAGAAAGCGGGCACAGAACATTGA